A stretch of the Conger conger chromosome 3, fConCon1.1, whole genome shotgun sequence genome encodes the following:
- the f9a gene encoding coagulation factor IXa isoform X2, producing MAGVFLTLILWSLVLEPTCGASVFLPRSMADTVLRRQKRYNTGMFEEVRQGDLERECLEERCELEEAREVFEDPEKTMAFWVTYIDSNQCLSSPCQNGGQCKDAVSSYVCSCPSGFTGRHCEIETVRQCEVQNGGCTHFCETHPEDGRVCGCADGYRLAEDGMDCEAEGKYACGRPIKTPFPVLSRSLLPLNLSHPSHNTTEPPLNATEPPLNITEPPLNTTELPLNTTELPLSTTELPLSTSTGGPPTRASTLSPLVHRLLPPWVVSPAPPVITGQHNIDQRIIGGYEVVQGEIPWQVALVDGPSQVVYCGGSILSEFWVITAAHCLVEGKVGSLIVRAGEHNILYTDGLEQDHKVAEQLLHPYYNPQMSLYNHDVALLRLATPVRFGDYALPICLGPKGFTEELVEAGPPATVSGWGRVRFQGAESTVLQKVEVPFVDRTECTDSSSERISRYMFCAGYSLREKDSCQGDSGGPHANRYRGTWFLTGIVSWGEECAKEGKYGVYTRVSHYYRWIRHVTGLAKEALTDSHPDS from the exons ATGGCTGGAGTCTTCCTTACCCTGATCCTCTGGTCACTGGTGTTGGAGCCAACCTGTGGAG CCTCAGTGTTCCTGCCCCGGAGCATGGCGGACACAGTCCTGAGGAGGCAGAAGCGCTATAACACTGGGATGTTCGAGGAGGTCAGACAGGGGGACCTGGAGAGGGAGTGCCTGGAGGAGCGGTGTGAACTGGAGGAGGCGAGGGAGGTGTTTGAGGACCCGGAGAAGACG ATGGCGTTCTGGGTCACTTATATAG ATTCCAACCAATGCCTGTCCTCCCCCTGCCAGAACGGAGGCCAGTGCAAAGACGCCGTGAGCTCCTACGTGTGCTCCTGTCCCTCCGGGTTCACAGGGCGACACTGTGAGATCG AGACGGTGAGGCAGTGTGAAGTGCAGAACGGGGGCTGCACACACTTCTGTGAGACGCACCCGGAGGACGGGCGGGTGTGCGGCTGTGCGGACGGGTACAGGCTGGCCGAGGACGGCATGGACTGCGAGGCTGAAG GAAAGTACGCTTGTGGCAGACCCATTAAGACACCGTTCCCTGTGCTCTCCCGATCCCTGCTTCCACTGAACCTCAGCCACCCTTCCCACAACACCACTGAACCGCCCCTCAACGCGACTGAACCACCGCTGAACATCACGGAACCACCCCTCAACACCACTGAATTGCCCCTGAATACCACTGAACTGCCCCTGAGTACCACTGAACTTCCCCTCAGCACCAGCACCGGAGGCCCCCCCACCAGGGCCTCTACCCTGAGCCCCCTCGTCCACAGGCTGCTGCCCCCGTGGGTCGTTTCTCCCGCCCCGCCCGTCATCACCGGCCAGCACAATATAGACCAGCGCATTATCGGGGGCTACGAGGTGGTCCAAGGGGAGATCCCCTGGCAG GTGGCGCTGGTGGACGGGCCCTCTCAGGTGGTGTACTGCGGGGGCTCCATCCTGAGTGAGTTCTGGGTGATCACAGCCGCCCACTGCCTGGTGGAGGGCAAGGTGGGGTCGCTCATCGTCAGAGCGG GGGAGCACAACATCCTCTACACGGACGGGCTGGAGCAGGACCACAAGGTGGCCGAGCAGCTCCTGCACCCGTACTACAACCCGCAGATGAGCCTGTACAACCACGACGTGGCCCTGCTGCGCCTGGCCACGCCCGTCCGCTTCGGCGACTACGCCCTGCCCATCTGCCTGGGGCCCAAGGGCTTCACGGAGGAGCTGGTGGAGGCGGGGCCCCCGGCCACGGTCAGCGGCTGGGGCCGGGTGCGCTTCCAGGGGGCCGAGTCCACCGTGCTGCAGAAGGTGGAGGTGCCGTTCGTGGACCGCACCGAGTGCACGGACAGCAGCAGCGAGCGGATCTCGCGCTACATGTTCTGCGCCGGGTACTCGCTGCGGGAGAAGGACTCCTGCCAGGGCGACAGCGGCGGTCCCCACGCCAACCGTTACCGCGGCACCTGGTTCCTCACCGGCATCGTCAGCTGGGGCGAGGAGTGCGCCAAGGAGGGGAAGTACGGGGTGTACACGCGCGTGTCGCACTACTACCGCTGGATCCGCCACGTCACCGGCCTGGCCAAGGAGGCGCTCACGGACAGCCACCCCGACAGCTAA
- the f9a gene encoding coagulation factor IXa isoform X1, which yields MAGVFLTLILWSLVLEPTCGASVFLPRSMADTVLRRQKRYNTGMFEEVRQGDLERECLEERCELEEAREVFEDPEKTMAFWVTYIELRCLSDSNQCLSSPCQNGGQCKDAVSSYVCSCPSGFTGRHCEIETVRQCEVQNGGCTHFCETHPEDGRVCGCADGYRLAEDGMDCEAEGKYACGRPIKTPFPVLSRSLLPLNLSHPSHNTTEPPLNATEPPLNITEPPLNTTELPLNTTELPLSTTELPLSTSTGGPPTRASTLSPLVHRLLPPWVVSPAPPVITGQHNIDQRIIGGYEVVQGEIPWQVALVDGPSQVVYCGGSILSEFWVITAAHCLVEGKVGSLIVRAGEHNILYTDGLEQDHKVAEQLLHPYYNPQMSLYNHDVALLRLATPVRFGDYALPICLGPKGFTEELVEAGPPATVSGWGRVRFQGAESTVLQKVEVPFVDRTECTDSSSERISRYMFCAGYSLREKDSCQGDSGGPHANRYRGTWFLTGIVSWGEECAKEGKYGVYTRVSHYYRWIRHVTGLAKEALTDSHPDS from the exons ATGGCTGGAGTCTTCCTTACCCTGATCCTCTGGTCACTGGTGTTGGAGCCAACCTGTGGAG CCTCAGTGTTCCTGCCCCGGAGCATGGCGGACACAGTCCTGAGGAGGCAGAAGCGCTATAACACTGGGATGTTCGAGGAGGTCAGACAGGGGGACCTGGAGAGGGAGTGCCTGGAGGAGCGGTGTGAACTGGAGGAGGCGAGGGAGGTGTTTGAGGACCCGGAGAAGACG ATGGCGTTCTGGGTCACTTATATAG AGCTGCGCTGTCTTTCAGATTCCAACCAATGCCTGTCCTCCCCCTGCCAGAACGGAGGCCAGTGCAAAGACGCCGTGAGCTCCTACGTGTGCTCCTGTCCCTCCGGGTTCACAGGGCGACACTGTGAGATCG AGACGGTGAGGCAGTGTGAAGTGCAGAACGGGGGCTGCACACACTTCTGTGAGACGCACCCGGAGGACGGGCGGGTGTGCGGCTGTGCGGACGGGTACAGGCTGGCCGAGGACGGCATGGACTGCGAGGCTGAAG GAAAGTACGCTTGTGGCAGACCCATTAAGACACCGTTCCCTGTGCTCTCCCGATCCCTGCTTCCACTGAACCTCAGCCACCCTTCCCACAACACCACTGAACCGCCCCTCAACGCGACTGAACCACCGCTGAACATCACGGAACCACCCCTCAACACCACTGAATTGCCCCTGAATACCACTGAACTGCCCCTGAGTACCACTGAACTTCCCCTCAGCACCAGCACCGGAGGCCCCCCCACCAGGGCCTCTACCCTGAGCCCCCTCGTCCACAGGCTGCTGCCCCCGTGGGTCGTTTCTCCCGCCCCGCCCGTCATCACCGGCCAGCACAATATAGACCAGCGCATTATCGGGGGCTACGAGGTGGTCCAAGGGGAGATCCCCTGGCAG GTGGCGCTGGTGGACGGGCCCTCTCAGGTGGTGTACTGCGGGGGCTCCATCCTGAGTGAGTTCTGGGTGATCACAGCCGCCCACTGCCTGGTGGAGGGCAAGGTGGGGTCGCTCATCGTCAGAGCGG GGGAGCACAACATCCTCTACACGGACGGGCTGGAGCAGGACCACAAGGTGGCCGAGCAGCTCCTGCACCCGTACTACAACCCGCAGATGAGCCTGTACAACCACGACGTGGCCCTGCTGCGCCTGGCCACGCCCGTCCGCTTCGGCGACTACGCCCTGCCCATCTGCCTGGGGCCCAAGGGCTTCACGGAGGAGCTGGTGGAGGCGGGGCCCCCGGCCACGGTCAGCGGCTGGGGCCGGGTGCGCTTCCAGGGGGCCGAGTCCACCGTGCTGCAGAAGGTGGAGGTGCCGTTCGTGGACCGCACCGAGTGCACGGACAGCAGCAGCGAGCGGATCTCGCGCTACATGTTCTGCGCCGGGTACTCGCTGCGGGAGAAGGACTCCTGCCAGGGCGACAGCGGCGGTCCCCACGCCAACCGTTACCGCGGCACCTGGTTCCTCACCGGCATCGTCAGCTGGGGCGAGGAGTGCGCCAAGGAGGGGAAGTACGGGGTGTACACGCGCGTGTCGCACTACTACCGCTGGATCCGCCACGTCACCGGCCTGGCCAAGGAGGCGCTCACGGACAGCCACCCCGACAGCTAA